One genomic window of Longimicrobium sp. includes the following:
- a CDS encoding pyridoxal phosphate-dependent decarboxylase family protein has product MLELSPDEMRALGYRAVDMMVDHLAALPDEPVFGTATRAQMESWLREPPPAEGRGWEAVLQRVGDEVFRPMTHLAHPRFFAYVPGPSNFVGAIADALASGFNPFAGAWAMSPGAAQVELVTADWLREALGMPSTAGGLFVSGGSMATLTALAVARHKQLGDDASRGVIYCSDQTHTAVDRAGHVLGFRPDHVRKLAADEEYRLDVDDLAAAMDADAAAGLRPFCVVANAGTTSTGAVDPLAEIAELCRARGMWMHVDGAYGAAAVLTDEGRAALHGIGEADSIALDAHKWLFQPVECGCVLVRQAEDLQDTFRIVPAYLRDNDLSAEEVNFRDWGVQLTRGFRALKLWMTIQVFGMDAMRQAIGRGMRLAEVAEEEIRSLAGWEIVTPAQLGIVTFRHRPNGLDGAEADDLQRRIATGLAADGYALLSTTELRGRTVLRLCTTNPRTTDEEMRRTVWTLDRLARELA; this is encoded by the coding sequence ATGCTGGAGCTGTCGCCCGACGAGATGCGCGCCCTCGGCTATCGCGCCGTGGACATGATGGTGGACCACCTGGCCGCCCTCCCCGACGAGCCCGTGTTCGGCACAGCCACGCGCGCCCAGATGGAGTCGTGGCTGCGCGAGCCGCCACCGGCCGAGGGACGCGGCTGGGAAGCGGTGCTGCAGCGCGTGGGCGACGAGGTGTTTCGCCCGATGACGCACCTCGCACATCCCCGCTTCTTCGCGTACGTCCCCGGCCCCAGCAACTTCGTCGGGGCGATCGCGGACGCGCTGGCATCGGGCTTCAACCCGTTCGCCGGCGCGTGGGCCATGTCGCCCGGGGCGGCGCAGGTGGAGCTGGTGACGGCCGATTGGCTGCGCGAAGCGCTGGGGATGCCGTCCACCGCGGGCGGATTGTTCGTCAGCGGGGGATCGATGGCCACCCTCACCGCGCTGGCCGTCGCCCGGCACAAGCAGCTGGGGGATGATGCCAGCCGTGGCGTAATCTATTGCTCGGACCAGACGCACACGGCCGTGGACCGCGCCGGGCATGTCCTGGGATTCCGCCCCGACCACGTCCGCAAGCTGGCGGCGGACGAGGAGTATCGCCTGGATGTGGACGATCTTGCCGCGGCAATGGACGCGGACGCGGCGGCGGGGCTGCGACCGTTCTGCGTGGTGGCCAACGCGGGCACCACCAGCACGGGCGCGGTCGATCCGCTCGCGGAGATCGCCGAGTTGTGCCGCGCGCGCGGCATGTGGATGCACGTGGATGGCGCGTACGGCGCCGCCGCCGTGCTCACAGACGAGGGCCGCGCCGCGCTGCACGGCATCGGCGAGGCGGACTCCATCGCGCTGGATGCGCACAAGTGGCTGTTTCAGCCCGTGGAGTGCGGCTGCGTCCTGGTCCGCCAGGCGGAAGACCTCCAGGACACGTTCCGCATCGTCCCGGCGTACCTGCGCGACAACGACCTGTCGGCGGAGGAGGTGAACTTCCGCGACTGGGGCGTGCAGCTGACGCGCGGCTTCCGTGCGCTGAAGCTGTGGATGACCATCCAGGTGTTCGGAATGGATGCCATGCGCCAGGCGATCGGCCGGGGGATGCGCCTGGCCGAGGTGGCGGAAGAGGAGATCCGGTCGCTGGCCGGCTGGGAGATCGTCACCCCCGCGCAACTGGGCATCGTCACCTTCCGCCATCGCCCGAACGGCCTCGACGGCGCCGAGGCAGACGACCTGCAGCGGCGGATCGCCACGGGGCTGGCGGCGGACGGATACGCCCTGCTGAGCACGACGGAGCTGCGCGGCCGCACCGTGCTGCGCCTGTGCACCACCAACCCGCGGACGACCGACGAGGAGATGCGCCGGACCGTGTGGACGCTGGACCGGCTTGCGCGGGAGCTGGCGTGA
- the ispF gene encoding 2-C-methyl-D-erythritol 2,4-cyclodiphosphate synthase: MRIGHGYDSHRFAEGRKLILGGVEIPHDRGLTGHSDADAVAHAVTDALLGAAGLGDIGRHFPPSDEQWKDADSLKLLAQVVRLLEGRNYQVVNVDVTVICEQPKIGPHAPAMQERLASVIGISPGHISIKGKTNEGMGWIGRGEGIAVFAVALVDSLEDLDVLHARHRRDTSL; encoded by the coding sequence ATGCGGATTGGGCACGGCTACGATTCCCACCGGTTCGCCGAGGGGCGCAAGCTGATTCTGGGCGGGGTGGAAATTCCCCACGACCGGGGGCTGACCGGGCACTCCGACGCCGACGCCGTGGCGCACGCCGTGACGGACGCGCTGCTGGGTGCCGCCGGGCTGGGCGACATCGGCCGGCACTTTCCGCCATCGGACGAACAGTGGAAGGACGCCGACTCGCTGAAACTGCTGGCCCAGGTGGTCCGTCTTCTGGAAGGGCGCAACTACCAGGTCGTCAACGTCGACGTGACCGTGATCTGCGAGCAACCCAAGATCGGGCCGCATGCGCCGGCGATGCAGGAGCGGCTGGCGTCGGTGATCGGCATTTCGCCCGGGCACATCTCCATCAAGGGCAAGACCAACGAGGGGATGGGATGGATTGGCCGTGGCGAGGGGATCGCCGTGTTCGCGGTGGCGCTGGTGGACAGCCTGGAAGACCTGGACGTCCTCCACGCCCGGCACCGCCGCGACACCAGCCTGTAG